In one Pseudodesulfovibrio tunisiensis genomic region, the following are encoded:
- a CDS encoding glycine-rich domain-containing protein yields the protein MGVQLRNRAVSSLLTGIGADDVTLRVLDADADRFPALDLPSDWFVAALVDTSHNTEFIRVTARNANLFTVERGQEGTVARAFSAGDRVELRVTAQAWEGLARNDWHRPLDAAGNVVAPKLLNAASFALKGDWSAFFPVHRAVRVFQNADAAGYVASSNYEARAGRTVVSVAGLSLDAGLVLVEVGQDVKAAPRYGHAATADHATSADRAEQADSASTFGGRAPSHYALAHHGHSVDDLTEVVGGKFPSSVLNIASEDAAKTGKGTGLMSAALVRAAIEAQAKGCVPHIEIITASQTWTVPEGVFQIMVEVVGGGGGGNRAKDIVKPSVDYTSRYGAGPSGAYALKALKVTPGAQYEITIGKGGRGNGSNGFWGDKYCRGENGGTSSFGSEITCTGGGNIACGPGVATGGDINLNGEQGIPCSATGNDGRGGHTPYGRGGYSMGQGNAKAPSGSGFGSGGGPTSGTATHGSVAGDGQPGCVIIRY from the coding sequence AGCGACTGGTTCGTGGCCGCTCTGGTGGATACCAGCCACAACACGGAATTCATCAGGGTGACAGCCCGAAATGCCAATCTGTTCACAGTGGAGCGCGGGCAGGAAGGCACCGTGGCCCGGGCCTTCTCTGCCGGAGATCGCGTGGAACTGCGCGTCACGGCTCAGGCATGGGAGGGACTGGCCCGGAACGACTGGCACCGCCCTCTGGATGCTGCGGGAAACGTGGTCGCGCCCAAGCTGCTGAATGCGGCCTCCTTTGCCCTCAAGGGAGACTGGTCCGCGTTCTTCCCGGTTCATCGCGCGGTCCGCGTCTTCCAGAATGCGGACGCTGCGGGCTACGTGGCCTCTTCGAACTACGAAGCAAGGGCTGGCAGAACCGTGGTGAGCGTGGCCGGCCTTTCCCTTGATGCCGGGCTGGTGCTGGTCGAGGTCGGGCAGGACGTGAAGGCCGCCCCCAGATACGGCCATGCCGCCACTGCGGACCATGCAACCTCTGCGGATCGGGCGGAACAGGCTGACAGTGCGTCCACGTTTGGTGGCCGTGCACCTTCGCATTATGCGCTGGCGCACCATGGTCACAGTGTGGACGACCTGACGGAAGTTGTTGGTGGGAAATTTCCCTCTTCTGTTTTGAATATTGCTTCGGAAGACGCAGCCAAAACTGGAAAGGGGACTGGGCTTATGAGTGCGGCCTTGGTCAGGGCTGCCATTGAAGCACAGGCAAAAGGTTGTGTCCCTCACATTGAAATAATTACTGCTTCGCAGACGTGGACTGTACCGGAAGGCGTATTTCAAATCATGGTTGAAGTCGTTGGCGGTGGTGGAGGCGGGAATCGCGCAAAGGACATCGTAAAACCGAGCGTCGACTACACTTCACGCTATGGAGCTGGACCAAGTGGAGCCTACGCTCTGAAGGCTTTGAAGGTAACACCGGGCGCACAATATGAAATCACCATCGGCAAGGGAGGACGTGGCAATGGTTCCAATGGTTTTTGGGGGGACAAATACTGTCGTGGCGAGAACGGAGGAACAAGCTCGTTCGGTTCGGAAATAACCTGTACCGGAGGTGGAAATATCGCTTGTGGTCCGGGGGTAGCTACTGGCGGGGACATAAATCTGAATGGGGAACAAGGCATTCCATGCTCGGCGACCGGTAATGATGGACGAGGAGGCCATACTCCCTATGGAAGAGGTGGATATAGCATGGGGCAAGGGAACGCAAAAGCGCCGTCCGGAAGTGGGTTTGGATCTGGAGGAGGTCCGACTTCGGGTACGGCTACACACGGAAGTGTTGCAGGCGACGGGCAACCGGGATGCGTTATCATACGATATTAA